The following coding sequences lie in one Candidatus Marinarcus aquaticus genomic window:
- the ligA gene encoding NAD-dependent DNA ligase LigA gives MTKLEYDQKVEKLILWAHAYYVQDNPIATDEEYDKLNREVLAYEQNNPQDAHPNSPTKRVGGFVLEGFQKANHLSRMWSQEDIFNTQELIDWINRAKKVNENLEYYCEPKFDGASMNLIYEHGVLKQAITRGDGSVGEDVTNNVKTMHSVPLQIKEQSLIEIRGEVVIRKSDFEKINAQRLKNGEQLFANPRNAASGSLRQLDPSITAQRKLFFNVWGIGQNSLEFKTNSQSMEYIYSLGFVKPPLQRVCHNVQEIEELYHQIIDSRDVIPMMLDGMVIKINDLETQDELGFTVKYPKWSCAYKFPAVEKSTRVKDIILQVGRTGVITPVAVVEPTHIDGSTVERATLHNFDEIARLDLRLNDEVIIIKSGDIIPKITKVFTDRRDGTQIEVQRPTSCPKCQSELLDEGTLIKCQNLDCEARVVNSIIYFASKNCMNIDGLGNKIVELLVNEKIIFDILDLYSLSYEKLKNLEGFKEKKINNLLNAIDNTKGSELHRIINALGIEHIGEVASKQICLEFGLDVVNVNYEQLVALDGIGEQMANSFCEFMRVNHELVNKLIEIIHPKVEEKVEVSENAFKGKTVVLTGTMSVSRGVIKKNLEVLGAKVSSSVSKKTDYVIYGEEAGSKYDKAVELGVQTLTEDEMNALLD, from the coding sequence ATGACAAAACTTGAATATGATCAAAAAGTAGAAAAGCTTATTTTATGGGCACATGCCTACTATGTGCAAGATAATCCAATTGCTACTGATGAGGAGTACGATAAACTCAATCGTGAAGTATTGGCGTATGAACAAAACAATCCACAAGATGCTCATCCTAATTCACCAACTAAACGTGTGGGAGGTTTCGTTTTGGAAGGATTTCAAAAAGCCAATCATCTTTCACGTATGTGGTCACAAGAGGATATTTTTAATACCCAAGAGCTTATTGATTGGATCAATCGAGCCAAAAAAGTCAATGAGAACTTAGAGTATTACTGTGAACCAAAATTTGATGGGGCGAGTATGAATCTTATCTATGAACATGGGGTACTAAAACAGGCCATTACACGAGGAGATGGAAGTGTAGGAGAAGATGTTACGAATAACGTTAAAACCATGCACTCTGTCCCTTTACAAATCAAGGAGCAATCCCTCATTGAAATTCGTGGAGAAGTGGTCATTCGTAAAAGCGATTTTGAAAAAATCAATGCTCAACGCTTGAAAAATGGAGAGCAACTTTTTGCCAATCCAAGAAATGCAGCTTCTGGAAGTCTGCGTCAACTGGACCCAAGTATCACGGCTCAGAGAAAACTCTTTTTTAATGTATGGGGTATAGGACAAAACTCATTGGAGTTTAAAACCAATTCTCAAAGTATGGAATATATCTACTCTTTAGGCTTTGTAAAACCCCCATTACAACGCGTTTGCCACAATGTACAAGAGATAGAGGAACTCTATCATCAAATCATCGATTCACGAGATGTCATTCCGATGATGCTTGATGGAATGGTGATAAAAATCAATGACTTAGAGACCCAAGATGAACTGGGTTTTACAGTGAAGTATCCTAAATGGTCATGCGCCTATAAATTTCCAGCGGTGGAGAAAAGTACCAGAGTAAAAGATATTATTCTGCAAGTAGGACGAACGGGTGTTATTACACCTGTTGCAGTCGTTGAACCCACGCATATTGATGGCTCCACGGTTGAAAGAGCCACGCTTCATAACTTTGATGAGATTGCACGTTTAGATTTACGACTGAATGACGAAGTGATTATCATTAAAAGTGGAGATATTATCCCTAAAATCACTAAGGTCTTTACCGACCGACGAGATGGAACACAAATAGAGGTACAACGTCCTACTTCTTGCCCTAAATGCCAAAGTGAACTTTTGGATGAAGGAACTCTTATTAAGTGTCAAAACCTTGATTGTGAGGCCAGAGTGGTGAACTCTATTATCTATTTTGCCTCTAAAAACTGCATGAATATTGATGGTTTGGGAAATAAAATTGTAGAGTTGTTGGTCAATGAAAAAATCATTTTTGATATATTGGATTTATATTCATTGAGCTATGAAAAACTCAAAAACCTTGAAGGGTTTAAAGAGAAAAAAATCAATAACCTTTTAAATGCCATTGACAATACCAAAGGAAGTGAACTTCATCGTATCATCAATGCTTTGGGCATTGAACACATCGGTGAAGTGGCTTCTAAACAAATCTGCTTAGAGTTTGGGTTAGATGTTGTTAACGTCAATTACGAACAACTCGTTGCACTGGATGGTATTGGGGAGCAAATGGCGAACTCTTTTTGTGAATTCATGAGAGTTAACCATGAGTTGGTCAATAAACTCATTGAAATCATTCACCCTAAAGTTGAAGAGAAAGTAGAAGTCAGCGAGAATGCTTTTAAAGGTAAAACGGTGGTACTTACTGGAACCATGAGTGTCAGCCGAGGTGTGATTAAAAAGAACTTAGAAGTATTGGGGGCAAAAGTTTCGTCAAGTGTTTCTAAAAAAACCGATTATGTTATCTATGGTGAAGAAGCAGGAAGTAAATACGATAAAGCGGTCGAACTTGGTGTACAAACACTCACAGAAGATGAGATGAATGCACTTTTAGATTAA
- a CDS encoding sensor histidine kinase: MFSIYILVAFFLSYMLLLSLSAYFIKKQDTQNRIASSVWIYALSLTIYCTAWTYYGGVGKALNSGFAFLAVYLGPTLMIFLWPVILKKMVRIKNLYKITSIADLISARYDKSRMVGAVVSIAALIGTVPYISIQLKSLVTSINILTIDNYHPSESDQFLTSDSVGFLIVSLMIIFTIIFGLRKLDPTERHQGMMIMVAIEGVIKLLAIIIVGLFVTYYMFDGLNDIFDKAKAAGVYSSVNNNVASYSNWISILILSMFAVMFLPRQFHVSVVENSNEQHVYKAMWILPLYLLLITFFTMPIALGGVLSNESQTLIDFYVLTLPISQNSEIITLIAFLGGFSASTSMIMITSMTMSIMISNYLLLPLIESYEGFSFLKKRILLLRWIIVAVFVFAGYLFYIFVTKSYLLVDVGLISFAAILQFVPALLGGLFWKGANKRGAMSGMLAGFLVWFFTLIIPQFVNTNWISTDILKEGLLGVGLLRPQQLFGLGGYDMLTHSLFWSMFFNISLFVFVSIFTHKTQEERKVSDDFIDILDFKEQFEVSEELKSHINLSKKIETYKRVLNAYYKEEKTIEVLNDILKELGFTDKTSLNIIELARLHGQVERYLSGTVGAASAHSIMEKSYAFKHSESKELSKTYADILSKMKVTPKEFNEKINFYVEKEKILLKHSIQLQEKIAQRDKEIEARRKAEAEIRYLNENLEKKVKERTQELQQSMEKLEQTQEHLIETEKLASLGGLVAGVAHEINTPVGLSLTGITHFSDITKKLKKDYENGDLGEDEFNAYIDTSYKLAKTIRLNLEKTAHLVKSFKQVAVDQSVEEKREIKLNQYINEVVLSLHNKLKQTKIDVLVHCPKELSISSYPGDISQILTNLIMNSLIHGFKKEDEGSIQIDVNKVGDAIQIIYKDTGKGIPTENLKKIYEPFFTTNREGGGSGLGLNIIYNLVTKKLGGVIVCESSEGEGVTFTMTLPL; encoded by the coding sequence ATGTTCAGTATATACATATTGGTTGCTTTCTTTTTATCATACATGTTGCTTTTATCATTGAGTGCTTATTTTATTAAAAAGCAAGACACTCAAAATAGAATTGCTTCTTCGGTTTGGATATATGCACTTTCATTGACAATTTATTGTACGGCTTGGACCTACTATGGTGGAGTAGGGAAAGCTTTAAACAGTGGTTTTGCATTTCTAGCTGTTTATTTAGGGCCTACATTAATGATATTTTTATGGCCTGTGATACTTAAAAAAATGGTGCGCATAAAAAATCTCTATAAAATCACCTCTATTGCCGATTTGATTTCAGCGCGTTATGACAAATCACGGATGGTGGGTGCTGTAGTAAGTATTGCAGCACTTATAGGTACAGTTCCTTATATCTCGATTCAGTTAAAATCACTGGTAACATCCATCAATATTTTAACCATTGACAATTATCATCCTTCTGAAAGTGACCAATTTTTAACGAGTGATTCTGTAGGGTTTTTAATTGTTTCGTTAATGATTATTTTTACCATTATTTTTGGTTTACGAAAGCTTGATCCCACTGAACGGCACCAAGGAATGATGATCATGGTTGCTATTGAAGGAGTTATTAAACTCTTGGCTATTATTATTGTTGGGCTATTTGTGACCTATTATATGTTTGATGGGCTCAATGATATTTTTGACAAAGCAAAAGCAGCAGGTGTTTACAGTTCGGTCAACAACAATGTTGCTTCCTACTCGAATTGGATATCAATTTTAATTCTCTCCATGTTTGCTGTCATGTTTTTACCACGTCAATTTCACGTGAGTGTTGTAGAAAATTCCAATGAACAACATGTTTATAAAGCAATGTGGATTTTACCTCTGTATCTTTTATTGATTACTTTTTTTACCATGCCAATAGCTTTAGGTGGTGTGCTTTCTAATGAATCACAAACACTCATAGATTTTTATGTTTTAACATTGCCTATCTCTCAAAACAGTGAAATCATTACACTGATTGCCTTTTTAGGAGGATTTTCTGCTTCTACAAGTATGATTATGATTACATCCATGACGATGTCAATTATGATAAGCAACTACTTATTATTGCCTCTTATAGAATCATATGAAGGATTCTCTTTTTTAAAGAAAAGGATTTTGTTGCTTCGATGGATTATTGTTGCTGTGTTTGTGTTTGCAGGTTATCTGTTTTATATTTTTGTAACAAAGAGTTATTTGCTTGTTGATGTAGGGCTTATCTCTTTTGCTGCCATTTTACAATTTGTGCCTGCATTATTGGGTGGGCTTTTCTGGAAAGGTGCCAATAAACGTGGCGCTATGAGTGGGATGCTTGCAGGATTTTTGGTGTGGTTCTTTACTTTAATCATACCTCAATTTGTCAATACCAATTGGATCAGTACAGATATCCTAAAAGAGGGTCTTTTAGGAGTGGGATTGTTACGACCACAACAATTGTTTGGCTTGGGTGGTTATGATATGCTCACGCACTCTCTGTTTTGGAGTATGTTTTTTAATATTTCATTGTTTGTTTTTGTATCTATTTTTACACACAAAACTCAAGAAGAGAGAAAAGTATCGGATGATTTTATAGATATTTTAGACTTTAAAGAGCAGTTTGAGGTCTCTGAAGAGCTTAAAAGTCATATTAATTTAAGTAAAAAAATTGAAACCTATAAAAGAGTACTCAATGCTTATTATAAAGAGGAAAAAACCATAGAAGTCCTTAACGACATTCTAAAAGAGTTGGGCTTTACAGATAAAACCTCTTTAAACATTATTGAACTTGCACGTCTGCATGGACAAGTAGAACGTTATCTTTCTGGTACAGTAGGTGCTGCAAGTGCACACAGTATTATGGAAAAAAGTTATGCCTTTAAACACTCTGAATCAAAAGAGCTCTCTAAAACGTATGCTGATATTCTCTCTAAAATGAAAGTGACCCCCAAAGAGTTTAATGAAAAAATTAACTTCTATGTCGAAAAAGAAAAAATATTGCTTAAACACTCTATTCAACTGCAAGAGAAAATTGCACAAAGAGATAAAGAGATTGAAGCCAGAAGAAAAGCAGAGGCAGAGATTCGTTATTTAAATGAAAACTTAGAGAAAAAAGTCAAAGAGAGAACCCAAGAGTTGCAACAATCCATGGAGAAACTCGAACAAACGCAAGAACACTTAATTGAAACAGAGAAACTGGCAAGTCTTGGAGGATTGGTTGCTGGAGTGGCGCATGAGATTAATACCCCAGTAGGATTAAGTTTAACGGGTATTACGCATTTTAGTGATATTACTAAAAAACTTAAAAAAGATTATGAAAATGGTGATTTAGGCGAAGATGAGTTTAATGCATATATTGATACTTCATATAAACTGGCCAAAACCATTCGTTTGAACTTAGAAAAAACAGCACATTTGGTCAAAAGTTTTAAACAAGTGGCAGTGGATCAAAGTGTGGAAGAGAAGCGTGAAATCAAACTCAATCAATACATCAATGAAGTGGTTTTAAGTCTACACAATAAACTCAAACAGACGAAAATTGATGTGCTTGTACATTGTCCAAAAGAGTTGAGCATATCAAGTTATCCAGGAGATATTTCACAAATTTTGACGAATCTTATTATGAACTCATTGATTCATGGTTTTAAAAAAGAGGATGAAGGAAGCATACAAATTGATGTGAATAAAGTGGGTGATGCCATTCAAATTATTTACAAAGATACAGGTAAAGGTATACCAACTGAAAATCTTAAAAAGATTTATGAGCCATTTTTTACAACCAATCGAGAAGGTGGTGGAAGCGGTTTAGGGTTAAATATCATCTATAATTTGGTTACAAAAAAACTGGGTGGAGTAATTGTGTGTGAAAGCAGTGAAGGAGAGGGTGTCACGTTTACAATGACACTGCCTTTATAA
- a CDS encoding acyl-CoA thioesterase, whose amino-acid sequence MPQRSKDLTMTLLMTPDKANFSGANVHGGEILKMLDHVAYACAARYTGHYAVTLSVDMVLFKHPIKVGSLVTFYASVNYTGRTSMEIGIKVISEDIKEKTRKHTNVCYFTMIAVDENGKPTPVPKLEIETEDDKRRYNDAIRRKESRLHARNLNHIK is encoded by the coding sequence ATGCCTCAACGATCAAAAGATTTAACAATGACTCTTCTTATGACTCCTGACAAAGCAAACTTCTCAGGAGCCAATGTTCATGGGGGAGAAATTCTTAAGATGTTAGACCATGTAGCGTATGCTTGTGCTGCTCGTTATACAGGACACTATGCTGTAACACTTTCAGTAGATATGGTTCTTTTTAAGCACCCTATTAAAGTTGGGTCGTTGGTTACCTTTTATGCGTCTGTAAACTATACGGGAAGAACATCAATGGAGATTGGTATTAAAGTTATCTCTGAAGACATCAAAGAGAAAACAAGAAAGCATACCAATGTATGTTATTTTACCATGATTGCAGTTGATGAAAATGGCAAACCAACTCCTGTTCCAAAACTGGAGATTGAAACAGAGGATGATAAAAGAAGATACAACGATGCAATTCGAAGAAAAGAATCGAGACTGCACGCGAGAAATCTTAATCACATCAAATAA
- a CDS encoding ABC-F family ATP-binding cassette domain-containing protein codes for MVQTVNLKKAFGPRVLFQDINLKLDAGKRYGLIGANGAGKTTFLKILSGIEDATEGEIQIQNGKKVGTLSQNQFAYEEYTIFDAVLLGNRRLYDAIKEKEKLYMEEYTDEIGERLGELEIICVEEDPTYEYDVKITKILEDLGFPAAEQQELMSTITGGDKFKVLLAQVLFPKPDILFLDEPTNNLDIETIGWLENQLQHHDGTMVVISHDRHFLNAVCTNILDVDYKQIREFTGNYDDWYIASTLIAKQNAADMNKKLKEKEELEKFIARFSANASKAKQATSRQKQLDKLDVGAIQISSRRDPSIIFRQKREVGKELLNVKDICKSYDGETVLNNISFTVEKDDKIALIGPNGIGKTTLCEILVGNIKPDSGEVHWGATIQNGYFPQNTTETIKGEVTLYDWLRNFDKDADISEIRNCLGRMLFNGQEQEKKVSSCSGGEKHRMMLSKIMLEQPNFMVLDEPTNHLDLEAIIALGEGLLEYPGSVICVSHDRELLDAYANRIMEIQKDGSIVDFKGTYEEYLESKAV; via the coding sequence ATGGTTCAAACTGTTAATTTAAAAAAAGCTTTTGGTCCAAGAGTTCTATTTCAAGATATCAATTTAAAATTAGATGCAGGAAAGAGATATGGACTTATTGGAGCCAATGGAGCAGGTAAGACAACATTTTTAAAAATCCTTTCAGGTATTGAAGATGCCACAGAGGGTGAAATTCAAATTCAAAACGGTAAAAAAGTAGGTACATTAAGTCAAAACCAATTTGCTTATGAAGAGTACACTATTTTTGATGCTGTTCTTTTAGGAAACAGACGACTTTATGATGCGATTAAAGAGAAAGAAAAACTCTACATGGAAGAGTATACAGATGAGATTGGTGAACGTTTAGGTGAACTTGAGATTATCTGTGTAGAAGAAGATCCAACGTATGAATACGATGTAAAAATTACAAAAATTTTAGAAGATTTGGGGTTCCCAGCTGCTGAGCAACAAGAGCTTATGAGCACCATCACGGGTGGTGATAAATTCAAAGTTTTATTGGCACAAGTACTGTTCCCAAAACCAGACATCTTATTCTTGGATGAGCCTACGAACAACTTGGATATCGAAACCATTGGTTGGTTAGAGAACCAACTTCAACACCACGATGGTACGATGGTAGTAATCTCACACGACAGACACTTCTTAAATGCTGTGTGTACAAACATCTTAGACGTAGACTACAAACAAATCAGAGAGTTTACAGGTAACTATGATGATTGGTATATTGCTTCAACCTTGATTGCAAAACAAAATGCTGCTGATATGAACAAAAAACTTAAAGAGAAAGAAGAGCTTGAAAAGTTTATTGCTCGATTCAGTGCGAATGCTTCTAAAGCAAAACAAGCAACTTCAAGACAAAAACAACTTGATAAACTTGATGTGGGTGCTATTCAAATCTCAAGCAGACGAGATCCATCTATTATCTTCAGACAAAAAAGAGAAGTAGGAAAAGAGCTTTTGAACGTAAAAGATATTTGTAAATCGTATGATGGTGAGACGGTATTAAATAACATCTCATTCACTGTAGAAAAAGATGATAAGATTGCTTTAATTGGCCCAAATGGTATTGGTAAAACAACACTGTGCGAAATCCTTGTTGGAAACATCAAGCCAGATTCTGGTGAAGTTCACTGGGGTGCAACGATTCAAAATGGATATTTCCCACAAAATACAACAGAGACAATCAAAGGGGAAGTAACACTTTATGATTGGTTGCGAAACTTTGATAAAGATGCCGATATCTCTGAGATTCGAAACTGTTTAGGACGAATGTTGTTTAACGGTCAAGAGCAAGAGAAAAAAGTATCGTCTTGTTCTGGGGGTGAAAAACACCGAATGATGCTCTCTAAAATCATGTTAGAACAACCAAACTTTATGGTTTTAGATGAACCAACCAACCACTTAGACCTTGAAGCAATTATTGCATTGGGTGAAGGATTATTAGAGTATCCAGGTTCAGTAATTTGTGTATCGCATGACCGTGAGTTATTGGATGCGTATGCCAATAGAATCATGGAAATTCAAAAAGATGGTTCAATTGTGGACTTCAAAGGGACCTATGAAGAGTATTTAGAGTCAAAAGCTGTATAA
- the thiI gene encoding tRNA uracil 4-sulfurtransferase ThiI — protein sequence MNINEVKTQKFILKFFPEIMVKGTTAKRQMISQLYNNLHNMLHRISKEVAIKKFFDKIEVVTPIEFVVEVRQKLFDTPGIEQILEALQFDQVTTLEQIKEIVNVQMAHTIQDKTFVVRAKRSGTHDFKSPQIEQTVGGYMLSQNPNAKVDLHKPEVVINLELVNNQLNIITQKYRGLAGFPLGTQGDILSLMSGGFDSTVASYLTMKRGVKTHFIFFNLGGLAHEIGVKQVAFYLWNRFGSSHNVSFISVPFEDVVTEIFQSTAQSYMGVTLKRLMLKAAQAIAKEMKIDALLTGESVAQVSSQTLRNLALIDQACDMLVLRPLSTMNKPEIMDIANDIGTKRFAESMPEYCGVISQNPVTHGSYERMEKEAKKFDYTVLDKAVENASKIYVSDIVADINEIGKIDVVTDLSSGEYTVIDIRQGDACIETSCETLKIPFHKLKNEFKKLPQDKEYLFYCDKGILSQLHAQYLRDAENYNNIKVYRP from the coding sequence ATGAATATTAACGAAGTTAAAACACAAAAATTTATACTGAAATTTTTCCCAGAAATTATGGTCAAAGGCACTACTGCTAAGCGACAGATGATTTCACAACTTTATAACAATCTTCATAATATGTTGCATCGAATCTCAAAAGAGGTTGCGATTAAAAAGTTTTTTGACAAAATAGAGGTGGTGACGCCCATAGAGTTTGTAGTGGAAGTGCGACAAAAACTCTTTGATACACCTGGAATTGAGCAAATTTTAGAAGCATTGCAGTTTGACCAAGTAACTACATTGGAGCAAATCAAAGAGATTGTGAATGTACAAATGGCACATACCATTCAAGATAAAACATTTGTGGTACGTGCAAAACGTTCAGGAACACACGATTTTAAATCGCCACAAATTGAACAAACCGTGGGTGGTTATATGCTCAGTCAAAATCCTAACGCTAAAGTGGATTTGCATAAACCTGAAGTGGTTATTAACTTAGAACTGGTCAATAATCAGCTCAATATCATTACTCAAAAATACAGAGGTTTAGCTGGTTTTCCTTTAGGAACACAAGGCGACATTCTCTCATTGATGTCAGGAGGCTTTGATTCAACAGTAGCAAGTTATTTGACGATGAAAAGAGGAGTTAAAACACACTTTATTTTCTTTAACTTGGGAGGTTTAGCACATGAAATTGGGGTAAAACAAGTGGCATTTTATTTGTGGAATCGATTTGGTTCTTCTCATAACGTTTCGTTTATCTCTGTTCCTTTTGAAGACGTTGTGACGGAAATCTTTCAATCAACTGCTCAGTCATACATGGGTGTTACACTGAAAAGATTGATGCTCAAAGCAGCTCAAGCTATAGCAAAAGAGATGAAAATTGATGCGCTTTTAACCGGTGAGAGTGTAGCGCAAGTTTCAAGTCAAACTCTGAGAAACCTTGCTTTGATTGACCAAGCGTGTGATATGTTGGTTTTAAGACCACTTTCAACCATGAACAAACCAGAGATTATGGACATTGCCAATGATATTGGAACAAAACGATTTGCAGAGAGCATGCCTGAGTATTGCGGGGTGATTTCACAAAATCCAGTGACGCATGGTTCATATGAGCGTATGGAGAAAGAGGCGAAGAAGTTTGATTATACCGTTTTAGATAAAGCAGTAGAGAATGCTTCTAAAATCTATGTTTCTGATATTGTTGCAGACATCAATGAGATTGGTAAAATTGATGTGGTAACTGATTTATCAAGTGGGGAATATACGGTCATTGATATTCGACAAGGAGATGCGTGTATAGAGACTTCATGTGAAACACTGAAAATACCATTTCATAAACTTAAAAACGAGTTTAAGAAACTACCACAAGATAAAGAGTATCTTTTCTATTGCGACAAAGGTATCTTAAGCCAACTGCATGCTCAATATTTACGAGATGCTGAAAACTATAATAATATTAAAGTCTATCGACCTTAA